A stretch of the Argentina anserina chromosome 6, drPotAnse1.1, whole genome shotgun sequence genome encodes the following:
- the LOC126799521 gene encoding uncharacterized protein LOC126799521: protein MHGSPPAELPIRRRLRRHMWPVPPSNATTVASDPGFFTKDGRKIGVGDCALFKPPRGSPPFVGIIRWLKLDKGDSLSLGVNWLYRPADVKLLKGVSPEAAPNEVFYSFHKDEIPAASLLHPCKVTFLRKGVELPTGISSFVCRRVFDTENKCLWWLTDKDYINERQEEVDHLLDKTKLEMHGVVPSGGRSPKPLNGPPSTPQFKSGSDSLQNSASSFSSQCKGKKRERGDQSSDPVKRERLVKTEDAESGQARAEDVLKSELSNITDKGGLVDLEAVEKLVQLMQPDNGDKKIDMAGRILLVDVIAVTDRVDCLGRFVQLRGLAVLDEWLQEVHKGKIGDGSSPKQSDKSIDEFLFALLRALDKLPVNLHALQTCNIGKSVNNLRTHKNSEIQKKARTLVDTWKKRVEAEMKLNESKSGSSRGVNWPSKPASSEVSQVGSRKTGSMSEVGSKSCPVQPSASKSPQVKVGSSEMISKSSTSPGSTQLLPVSTGNTSKDQNYRILGGAGNNDVQLMPIKEERSSSSQNNSQSSDRAKNVGSLYKEDARSSSAGSVSATKLSSSPSRQRKSSNGLHGSAVSGVHKETGPGKVGIPNKHLISEKASTAGVCFEKNNDVPMVDQASSRLIVRLPNTGRSPARGASGGSLEDHVTAGRASLSAEKHGNQDKKPKSKSDALLGISTSDMNSAVCHSKDELCASEEKNVPAISSEKNRAGEDSGKPIEDPKDAGPGSEIISRTGKSYEASLSSMNALIESCVKFSEGGDTASPGDDVGMNLLASVAAGEFKSEDVSPSCSPLRNSPVPDGSFTENDSKLKELDEAKCLLIGNASSSSTAELRNTGNSLRVKSESGHSVIHLTANVSAEIKSSSAGECNDNLKFSSNMQQNVYRPSLVADGKPIKDASGSELSSCPIIGGFGKAEECNQPHEQGKFGACNAKECSTYECKSKVSSALNDEDKILHKAEERTVSSSTPVVSEAASGSGKVVKANEKSACLSTEVTDDNPVPIKDSSIALLAGQGLSGVTENHSDLKEGRNEDAFAFSCSGNTLQLQLKGENTDEEKTMDHSEQTVKDERAKSVERKDASEHISEFSEETKERKEASGHCSAVPVSRVQSPVIHAQENHKAGCKLEAIESRVKEERQISSVNASGSDTAVKLDFDLNEGFPVDDGIQQEFVRTLDHGTPSSVHIPCPLPFQMSSMSGSFPASITVVAPAKGSFVPPENPMRSKGELGWKGSTARSAFRPAEPRKNLEAPISTSDPPVDTASSKQGRLLFDFDLNVPDERVYEDVISQTTAHVMDHKSGSRDRGAGGLDLDLNRVDESSDIVTHPVINNSRLEIPPPNRSSLSGGLSNGGINDFRDFDLNNGPGLDEVGSEATPYTLQHIKSSVPLRTPVSGLRMNNPDFGNFSAWFPHGNSYPAITVPPIFPGRGEQSYGVAAGSQRVLCPPSGKTSFGPEMYRGPVLSSSTAMPFPPATTFQYPGFPFETNYPLSSGSFSGCSPAYVDSTSGGALCFPTMPSQLMAPGGVVSSPYPRPYMVNLAGSSNNAGLDGRKWGSQGLDLNSGPGGAEAEPRDERLPAGLRQLSVPSSQSLVEEQMKLCQVGGLLKRKEPDSGLDASDRMSYKQPWP from the exons ATGCATGGGTCGCCGCCAGCTGAGCTCCCGATACGGCGTCGTCTTCGTCGGCACATGTGGCCTGTCCCTCCTTCCAACGCCACGACTGTAGCTTCTGACCCTGGTTTCTTCACCAAA GATGGACGCAAAATTGGCGTTGGAGATTGTGCACTTTTCAAGCCTCCTCGGGGTTCCCCACCTTTTGTTGGAATAATTCGCTGGCTAAAATTAGACAAGGGAGACAGTTTGAGTTTAGGAGTTAATTGGCTTTATCGGCCTGCTGATGTGAAGCTTCTTAAAGGGGTCTCGCCAGAAGCTGCCCCGAACGAGGTCTTCTACTCCTTTCATAAGGATGAGATACCTGCTGCATCGCTACTGCATCCGTGTAAAGTCACATTCCTACGTAAAGGTGTTGAACTTCCTACAGGGATATCCTCATTTGTGTGCAGAAGAGTGTTTGATACTGAGAACAAGTGTTTATGGTGGTTAACTGACAAAGATTACATTAAT GAACGACAGGAAGAAGTAGATCATCTTTTAGACAAGACAAAACTAGAAATGCATGGGGTAGTGCCGTCAGGAGGTCGTTCTCCGAAGCCCTTGAATGGTCCCCCATCAACCCCACAGTTCAAATCTGGTTCAGATAGTTTACAGAATAGTgcatcttcattttcttctcaatGTAAGGGAAAAAAGAGGGAACGAGGTGATCAGAGCTCCGATCCTGTAAAACGCGAGCGCTTAGTTAAGACAGAGGATGCGGAGTCTGGCCAGGCCAGAGCGGAAGATGTATTGAAGTCCGAGCTTTCCAACATAACAGACAAAGGAGGACTTGTAGACTTAGAGGCAGTGGAGAAGTTAGTTCAACTTATGCAACCTGACAACGGTGACAAAAAAATAGATATGGCGGGCCGAATATTGCTTGTTGATGTGATAGCAGTTACTGATAGAGTTGATTGCCTTGGGCGATTTGTACAGCTGAGGGGCTTGGCTGTATTGGATGAATGGCTTCAAGAGGTTCACAAGGGGAAAATCGGTGATGGTAGTAGCCCTAAACAAAGTGATAAATCTATTGACGAATTTCTCTTTGCATTACTTCGTGCACTGGATAAGCTTCCTGTAAATCTCCATGCTCTACAAACTTGTAATATTGGCAAATCTGTGAATAACTTGCGCACTCACAAAAACTCTGAGATTCAGAAAAAGGCTAGGACTTTGGTTGACACATGGAAGAAGCGTGTAGAAGCTGAGATGAAATTGAATGAATCAAAGTCTGGATCAAGCCGTGGTGTCAACTGGCCTTCAAAGCCTGCATCTTCAGAAGTTTCTCAGGTTGGGAGCAGAAAAACTGGAAGTATGTCTGAGGTTGGCTCAAAAAGCTGCCCTGTTCAACCATCCGCATCTAAATCTCCTCAAGTTAAAGTTGGCTCCTCTGAAATGATTTCAAAGTCTTCTACCTCTCCTGGATCAACACAGCTGCTGCCAGTATCCACTGGTAATACCTCTAAGGATCAAAATTACAGAATTTTAGGTGGTGCTGGAAACAACGATGTTCAATTGATGCCAATCAAGGAGGAAAGGAGCAGTAGTTCTCAAAACAACAGCCAGTCCAGTGATCGTGCAAAGAATGTGGGTTCCTTATATAAGGAAGATGCAAGAAGCTCAAGTGCTGGTTCAGTGAGTGCAACTAAACTTTCCAGTAGCCCTTCTCGACAACGGAAATCAAGCAATGGTCTTCATGGATCCGCAGTCTCAGGGGTGCACAAGGAAACAGGACCTGGAAAAGTTGGTATCCCAAATAAACATCTGATTTCTGAGAAAGCATCAACAGCCGGAGtatgttttgagaaaaatAATGACGTTCCCATGGTTGACCAGGCAAGTAGCAGACTAATTGTGAGGCTGCCGAACACTGGCCGCAGTCCAGCTAGAGGTGCTTCGGGAGGTTCTTTAGAAGACCATGTTACAGCTGGGAGAGCTTCTCTGTCTGCTGAAAAGCATGGCAACCAGGACAAAAAACCTAAGAGTAAAAGTGATGCTTTGCTGGGAATTAGTACTTCTGATATGAACTCAGCTGTATGTCACAGCAAAGATGAATTATGTGCGTCTGAAGAGAAAAATGTGCCAGCAATCTCCAGTGAAAAAAATAGGGCTGGTGAAGATTCTGGAAAACCAATTGAGGATCCGAAGGATGCTGGTCCTGGATCAGAAATTATTTCAAGAACGGGAAAATCATATGAAGCATCCTTAAGCTCCATGAATGCTTTGATTGAAAGCTGTGTCAAGTTTTCTGAAGGTGGTGACACTGCTTCACCTGGAGATGATGTTGGGATGAATTTACTGGCGAGTGTGGCAGCTGGGGAGTTCAAATCTGAAGATGTGTCACCATCGTGTTCTCCATTGAGGAATTCTCCTGTGCCTGATGGATCATTCACAGAAAATGATTCCAAATTGAAAGAACTGGATGAAGCCAAATGTCTACTTATTGGCAATGCTAGTAGCAGTTCTACTGCAGAGCTGAGAAACACTGGTAATTCATTGCGGGTGAAGAGTGAATCAGGACATTCTGTGATCCATTTGACAGCTAATGTTTCTGCGGAGATCAAAAGTAGTTCAGCTGGCGAGTGCAAtgataatttgaaattttcttCCAATATGCAACAAAATGTTTATAGACCATCCCTGGTGGCTGACGGGAAGCCTATCAAGGATGCTTCTGGATCGGAGCTGTCTTCATGTCCTATAATAGGGGGTTTTGGGAAGGCTGAAGAGTGTAATCAGCCTCATGAGCAAGGAAAATTTGGGGCTTGCAATGCCAAAGAATGCAGTACTTATGAGTGTAAATCAAAAGTGTCCTCGGCTTTGAATGATGAGGATAAGATTCTACATAAAGCTGAGGAAAGAACTGTGAGTAGCAGTACTCCTGTTGTGTCTGAAGCAGCCTCTGGGAGTGGAAAAGTTGTAAAGGCCAATGAGAAATCAGCCTGCTTGTCAACTGAAGTGACTGATGACAACCCGGTTCCCATTAAGGATTCAAGTATTGCTCTTTTGGCAGGGCAGGGACTATCTGGTGTGACAGAAAATCACTCAGATTTGAAGGAGGGAAGGAATGAGGATGCTTTTGCTTTTTCTTGTTCTGGAAATACGTTGCAGTTGCAGTTGAAGGGTGAAAACACAGATGAAGAGAAAACCATGGATCACTCTGAGCAGACTGTGAAAGACGAAAGGGCTAAGAGTGTGGAAAGGAAAGACGCTTCGGAACACATCAGTGAATTTTCTGAGGAGACTAAGGAAAGAAAGGAGGCTTCTGGTCACTGTTCTGCTGTACCAGTTTCCCGTGTTCAGTCGCCTGTAATACATGCACAAGAAAACCACAAGGCTGGGTGCAAGTTGGAAGCTATTGAATCAAGGGTGAAAGAGGAGCGTCAAATTTCAAGTGTAAATGCTTCAGGGTCGGATACTGCTGTAAAGCTGGACTTTGATTTGAATGAAGGCTTCCCTGTTGATGATGGTATTCAACAAGAGTTTGTTAGAACATTAGATCATGGAACTCCATCTTCTGTTCATATTCCTTGCCCTTTACCCTTTCAAATGTCTTCCATGTCAGGGAGTTTTCCTGCATCAATTACTGTGGTTGCACCAGCCAAAGGTTCATTTGTCCCACCTGAAAACCCAATGCGGAGTAAGGGTGAACTTGGATGGAAGGGATCTACAGCTAGGAGTGCATTCCGACCTGCTGAGCCCCGAAAAAATTTGGAAGCACCAATTAGTACAAGTGATCCACCTGTTGACACTGCTTCTAGCAAACAAGGCCGCCTGCTATTTGACTTTGATCTCAATGTTCCTGATGAGAGAGTCTATGAGGATGTTATTTCCCAAACCACTGCACATGTCATGGATCACAAGTCTGGGTCTCGTGATCGTGGTGCTGGAGGGCTTGATCTCGATTTGAATAGAGTTGATGAGAGTTCTGATATTGTGACACATCCTGTGATCAACAATTCTAGGTTAGAGATACCTCCGCCAAATAGGTCATCATTATCTGGTGGACTATCCAATGGTGGGATAAATGACTTCCGAGACTTTGATTTGAACAATGGCCCTGGCCTCGATGAAGTTGGATCTGAAGCTACACCATATACCCTGCAGCATATAAAAAGCAGTGTGCCTCTTCGGACACCAGTGTCTGGTTTAAGAATGAATAACCCTGACTTTGGGAATTTTTCAGCATGGTTCCCTCATGGAAATTCATATCCTGCCATCACAGTCCCACCCATCTTTCCAGGCAGAGGTGAGCAGAGTTACGGTGTTGCTGCTGGGTCACAGAGAGTCTTGTGTCCTCCCTCTGGTAAGACCTCATTTGGTCCTGAAATGTACCGGGGGCCTGTACTGTCTTCCTCAACTGCAATGCCGTTTCCTCCTGCTACTACATTTCAGTATCCAGGATTTCCTTTTGAAACCAATTATCCTCTTTCATCAGGCTCCTTTTCAGGTTGTTCACCTGCATATGTTGATTCAACTTCTGGTGGGGCACTCTGCTTCCCCACCATGCCTTCACAGCTCATGGCACCAGGTGGTGTAGTCTCATCACCTTACCCACGACCGTATATGGTGAACCTTGCTGGCAGTAGCAATAATGCTGGCCTTGATGGTAGGAAATGGGGTAGTCAGGGCCTTGACCTTAATTCTGGGCCTGGAGGTGCAGAAGCAGAACCGAGGGATGAGAGGTTGCCAGCAGGGTTGAGGCAGCTTTCTGTTCCCAGTTCACAATCCCTTGTAGAGGAACAGATGAAATTATGTCAGGTGGGAGGGTTATTAAAGCGAAAGGAGCCTGATAGTGGATTGGATGCTTCTGATCGCATGAGCTACAAGCAACCTTGGCCGTAG
- the LOC126799522 gene encoding uncharacterized protein LOC126799522 — protein sequence MHGAVPSGGRSPKPLNGPPSTPQFNKSGSDSLQNSASPFSSQRKGKKRERGDQSSDPVKRERLVKIEDAESGQARAEYVLKSELSKITEKGGLVDLEAVEKLVQLMQPDNGDKKIDMAGRILLVDVIAVTDRVDCLGRFVQLRGLALLDEWLQEVHKGKIGDGSSPKESDKSVEEFLFALLRALDKLPVNLHALQTCNVGKSVNNLRTHKNSEIQKKARTLVDTWKRRVEAEMKMNESKSGSSRAVTWPSKPASSEVSQVGSRKTGSTSEVDSKSCPVLPSASKSPQVKVGSSEIVSKASTSPGSTTLQPVSSGNTSKDQNYRFLVGAGNSELPLTAIKEERSSSSSQSQNNSQSSDHAKTVGSLHKEDARSSSAGSVSANKLSSSSSRQRKSSNGLHGSTVSGVHKETGPGKVGTPNKHVISEKASTAGVSFEKNNDIPMVDQASSRLIVRLPNTGRSPARGASGGSLEDHVTAGRASPSAEKHGNQDKKPKGKSDALLGNSTSDMNSAVCHSKDELCASEEKNVPAISSEENRAGEDAGKPIEEPKAAGPGSEIISRTGKSYEASLSSMNALIESCVKFSEGGDTASPGDDVGMNLLASVAAGEFKSDNVSPSCSPLRNSPVTDGSFTEKVAKLKEPNEASETKCLPIGVASSSSTAELRNTGDSLRVMSESGHSVIYRAANVSGDIKSSSSGECNENLKFSSNMQQNVYRPSLVADGKPVKDASGSELSSCLIKGGLVKVEECNQPHEPGILGAHNPKECSTSECKSKVSSSLNDEDKILHKTEERTVGSSTPVVSEAASGSENVEKAIDSSTCCSIEVTDDSPVPIKNSSIALLAEQELSGMTENHSDSKEGKSQDAVACSGSGNTLQLKGENTDEEKTMDRSEQTVKDKRAKSVERKDALEHISEFSEETKARKETSGHCSAIPVSHVQSLVIRAQENHKAGCKLEAIESGVEEERQISSVNASVSFTAVKLDFDLNEGFPVDDGIQQEFVRTLDPGTPSSVHIPCPLPFQMSSMSGSFPASITVVAPAKGSFVPPENPMRSKGELGWKGSTARSAFRPAEPRKNLEAPISTSDAPVDTASNKQSRPLLDFDLNVPDERVYEDVVSQTTAHVMDHKSGSRDRGAGGLDLDLNRVDESPDIVTHPVINNSRLEIPPPSRSSLSGGLSNGGINDSRDFDLNNGPGLDEFVSEATPYTQQHIKSSVPLRTPVSGLRMNNPDFGSFSAWFPHGNSYPAITVPPIFPGRGEQSYGAAAGSQRVLCPTIGNTSFCPEMYRGPVLSSSTAMPFPPATTFQYPGFPFETSYPLSSGSFSGCSPAYVDSTSGGALCLPTMPSQLMAPGGVVSSPYPRPYMMNLAGSSGNAGLDGRKWGSPGLDLNSGPGGAEVEWRDERLPAGLRQLAVPSSQALVEEQMKLYPVGGLLKRKEPDSGLVAVDRMSYKQPWP from the coding sequence ATGCATGGGGCAGTGCCGTCAGGAGGTCGTTCTCCGAAGCCCTTGAATGGTCCCCCATCTACCCCACAGTTCAACAAATCTGGTTCAGATAGTTTACAGAATAGTGCATCTCCATTTTCTTCTCAACGTAAAGGGAAAAAGAGGGAACGAGGTGATCAGAGCTCCGATCCTGTAAAACGCGAGCGGTTAGTTAAGATCGAGGATGCGGAGTCTGGCCAGGCCAGAGCGGAATATGTTTTGAAGTCCGAGCTTTCCAAAATAACAGAGAAAGGAGGACTTGTAGACTTAGAGGCAGTGGAGAAGTTAGTTCAACTGATGCAACCTGACAACGGTGACAAGAAAATAGATATGGCGGGCCGAATATTGCTTGTTGATGTGATAGCAGTTACTGATAGAGTTGATTGCCTTGGGCGATTTGTACAGCTTAGGGGTTTGGCTTTATTGGATGAATGGCTTCAAGAGGTTCACAAGGGGAAAATCGGTGATGGTAGTAGTCCTAAAGAAAGTGATAAATCTGTTGAGGAATTTCTCTTTGCATTACTTCGTGCACTGGATAAGCTGCCTGTAAATCTCCATGCTCTACAAACTTGTAATGTTGGCAAATCTGTGAATAACTTGCGTACTCACAAAAACTCTGAGATTCAGAAAAAGGCTAGGACTTTGGTTGACACATGGAAGAGGCGTGTAGAAGCTGAGATGAAAATGAATGAATCAAAGTCTGGGTCAAGCCGTGCTGTTACCTGGCCTTCAAAGCCTGCATCTTCAGAAGTTTCTCAGGTTGGGAGCAGAAAAACTGGAAGTACGTCTGAGGTTGACTCAAAAAGCTGCCCTGTTCTACCTTCGGCATCTAAATCTCCTCAAGTTAAAGTTGGCTCTTCTGAAATTGTTTCAAAAGCTTCTACTTCTCCTGGGTCAACAACGCTGCAGCCAGTATCCTCTGGTAATACCTCTAAGGATCAAAATTACAGATTCTTAGTTGGTGCAGGAAACTCTGAACTTCCATTGACTGCAATCAAGGAGGAAAGGAGCAGTAGTTCTAGTCAATCTCAAAACAACAGCCAGTCCAGTGATCATGCAAAGACTGTCGGTTCCTTACATAAGGAAGATGCAAGAAGCTCAAGTGCTGGTTCTGTTAGTGCAAATAAACTTTCCAGCAGCTCTTCTCGACAACGGAAATCAAGCAATGGTCTTCATGGATCTACAGTCTCAGGGGTCCATAAGGAAACCGGACCTGGAAAAGTTGGTACCCCAAATAAACATGTGATTTCTGAGAAAGCATCAACAGCCGGAGTATCTTTTGAGAAGAATAATGACATTCCCATGGTTGACCAGGCAAGTAGCAGACTAATTGTGAGGCTGCCGAACACTGGCCGCAGTCCAGCTAGAGGTGCTTCGGGAGGTTCTTTAGAAGACCATGTTACAGCTGGGAGAGCTTCTCCGTCTGCAGAAAAGCATGGCAACCAGGACAAAAAACCTAAGGGTAAAAGTGATGCTTTGCTGGGAAATAGTACTTCTGATATGAACTCAGCTGTATGTCACAGCAAAGATGAATTATGTGCGTCTGAAGAGAAAAATGTGCCAGCAATCTCCAGTGAAGAAAATAGGGCTGGTGAAGATGCTGGAAAACCAATTGAGGAACCGAAGGCTGCTGGTCCTGGATCAGAAATTATTTCAAGAACGGGAAAATCATATGAAGCATCCTTAAGCTCCATGAATGCTTTGATTGAAAGCTGTGTCAAGTTTTCTGAAGGTGGTGACACTGCTTCACCTGGAGATGATGTTGGGATGAATTTACTGGCGAGTGTGGCAGCTGGGGAGTTCAAATCTGACAATGTGTCACCATCATGTTCTCCCTTGAGGAATTCTCCTGTGACTGATGGATCGTTCACAGAAAAAGTTGCCAAATTGAAAGAACCGAATGAAGCATCTGAAACCAAATGTCTACCTATTGGCGTGGCTAGTAGCAGTTCTACTGCAGAGCTGAGAAACACTGGTGATTCATTGCGGGTGATGAGTGAATCAGGACATTCTGTTATCTATCGGGCAGCTAATGTTTCTGGAGACATCAAAAGTAGTTCATCTGGTGAGTGtaatgaaaatttgaaattttcttCCAATATGCAACAAAATGTTTATAGACCATCCCTGGTGGCTGACGGGAAACCTGTCAAGGATGCTTCTGGATCGGAGCTGTCTTCATGTCTTATAAAAGGGGGTCTTGTGAAGGTTGAAGAGTGTAATCAGCCTCATGAGCCAGGAATATTAGGGGCTCACAATCCTAAAGAATGCAGTACTTCTGAGTGTAAATCAAAAGTGTCCTCGTCTTTGAATGATGAGGATAAAATTCTACataaaacagaagaaagaactGTGGGTAGCAGTACTCCTGTTGTGTCTGAAGCAGCCTCTGGGAGTGAAAACGTTGAAAAGGCCATCGATTCATCAACCTGCTGCTCAATTGAAGTGACTGATGACAGCCCGGTTCCCATTAAGAATTCAAGTATTGCTCTTTTGGCAGAGCAGGAACTATCTGGTATGACAGAAAATCACTCAGATTCGAAGGAGGGAAAGAGTCAGGATGCTGTTGCTTGTTCTGGTTCTGGAAATACGTTGCAGTTGAAGGGTGAAAACACAGATGAAGAGAAAACCATGGATCGCTCTGAGCAGACCGTGAAAGACAAAAGGGCTAAGAGTGTGGAAAGGAAAGACGCTTTGGAACACATCAGTGAATTTTCTGAGGAGACTAAGGCAAGAAAGGAGACTTCTGGTCACTGTTCTGCTATACCAGTTTCCCATGTTCAATCGCTTGTAATACGTGCGCAAGAAAACCACAAGGCTGGGTGCAAGTTGGAAGCTATTGAATCAGGGGTGGAAGAAGAGCGTCAAATTTCAAGTGTAAATGCTTCAGTGTCGTTTACTGCTGTAAAGCTGGATTTTGATTTGAATGAAGGTTTCCCTGTTGATGATGGTATTCAACAAGAGTTTGTTAGAACATTAGATCCTGGAACTCCATCTTCTGTTCATATTCCTTGCCCTTTACCCTTTCAAATGTCTTCCATGTCAGGGAGTTTTCCTGCATCAATTACTGTGGTTGCACCAGCCAAAGGTTCATTTGTCCCACCTGAAAACCCAATGCGGAGTAAGGGTGAACTTGGATGGAAGGGATCTACAGCTAGGAGTGCATTCCGACCTGCTGAGCCCCGAAAAAATTTGGAAGCACCAATTAGTACAAGTGATGCACCTGTTGACACTGCTTCTAACAAACAAAGCCGCCCGCTATTGGACTTTGATCTCAATGTGCCTGATGAGAGAGTCTATGAGGATGTTGTTTCCCAAACCACTGCACATGTCATGGATCACAAGTCTGGGTCTCGTGATCGTGGTGCTGGAGGGCTTGATCTCGATTTGAATAGAGTTGATGAGAGTCCTGATATTGTGACACATCCTGTGATCAACAATTCTAGGTTAGAGATACCTCCGCCAAGTAGGTCATCATTATCTGGTGGACTATCTAATGGTGGGATAAATGACTCCAGAGACTTTGATTTGAACAATGGCCCTGGCCTCGATGAATTTGTGTCTGAAGCTACACCCTATACCCAGCAGCATATAAAAAGCAGTGTGCCTCTTCGGACACCAGTGTCTGGCTTAAGAATGAATAACCCTGACTTTGGGAGTTTTTCAGCATGGTTCCCTCATGGAAATTCATATCCTGCCATCACAGTCCCACCCATTTTTCCAGGCAGAGGTGAACAGAGTTACGGTGCTGCTGCTGGGTCACAGAGAGTCTTGTGTCCAACCATTGGTAACACCTCATTTTGTCCTGAAATGTACCGGGGGCCTGTACTGTCTTCCTCAACTGCAATGCCGTTTCCTCCTGCTACTACATTTCAGTATCCAGGATTTCCTTTTGAAACCAGTTATCCTCTTTCATCGGGCTCCTTTTCAGGTTGTTCACCTGCATATGTTGATTCAACTTCTGGTGGGGCACTCTGCCTCCCCACCATGCCTTCACAGCTCATGGCACCAGGTGGTGTAGTCTCATCACCTTACCCACGACCGTATATGATGAACCTTGCTGGCAGTAGCGGTAATGCTGGCCTTGATGGTAGGAAATGGGGTAGTCCGGGCCTTGACCTTAATTCTGGGCCTGGAGGTGCAGAAGTAGAATGGAGGGATGAGAGGTTGCCAGCAGGGTTGAGGCAGCTTGCTGTTCCCAGTTCACAAGCCCTTGTAGAGGAACAGATGAAATTGTATCCGGTGGGAGGGTTATTAAAGCGAAAGGAGCCTGATAGTGGATTGGTTGCTGTTGATCGCATGAGCTACAAGCAACCTTGGCCGTAG